A single window of Solanum dulcamara chromosome 5, daSolDulc1.2, whole genome shotgun sequence DNA harbors:
- the LOC129888772 gene encoding inositol-tetrakisphosphate 1-kinase 1-like, which produces MAERMRRFGVGYALAPKKQASFIQVSLVNLAKERGIDLVKIDMDKPLIEQGPFDCVLHKLYGEDWKRQLEEYALKYPHVLIIDSLEAIERLHNRISMLQVATELEIKCETTSFGIPKQTVVYDAKIVSASYLESEGLKFPVIAKPLVADGSAKSHKMLLVFNKDGLSKLKPPIVLQEFVNHGAVIFKVYVVGDYVKCVKRKSLPDVMEENLGKLESYLSFSQVSNLNTCEKNDDKYYKLMNLDDAELPPLSFLTEIARGLRRATKLYLFNFDLIRDNRVGNRYLVIDINYFPGYAKMPNYESVMTDFFWDVLNKNDKGFESLQKGSCEKEVRMLVGNKGFGEDEGALPVSPLKREEKENTIQV; this is translated from the coding sequence ATGGCGGAGAGAATGAGGAGATTTGGAGTAGGTTACGCTTTGGCACCGAAGAAACAAGCGAGTTTCATACAGGTATCGCTTGTTAACCTCGCGAAGGAAAGAGGAATCGATCTTGTTAAGATCGATATGGATAAGCCTTTGATTGAACAGGGACCGTTCGATTGTGTTCTTCATAAGCTGTATGGTGAGGATTGGAAGAGGCAATTGGAGGAGTATGCTTTGAAATATCCTCATGTGTTGATTATTGATTCGCTTGAAGCGATTGAGCGGTTGCATAATCGGATTTCGATGCTTCAGGTGGCTACTGAGCTTGAAATCAAGTGTGAAACGACGTCGTTTGGGATTCCTAAACAGACTGTTGTGTACGATGCGAAAATAGTGTCGGCGAGTTATTtggagagtgagggattgaagtTTCCGGTGATTGCGAAACCGTTGGTGGCTGATGGAAGTGCGAAATCGCATAAGATGTTGTTGGTGTTTAATAAAGATGGGTTGAGTAAATTGAAACCGCCTATAGTGTTGCAGGAGTTTGTGAATCATGGGGCTGTGATTTTTAAGGTTTATGTGGTTGGTGATTATGTGAAGTGTGTGAAGAGGAAGTCGTTGCCTGATGTGATGGAGGAGAATTTAGGGAAATTAGAGAGTTATTTATCATTTTCGCAGGTTTCAAATCTGAATACTTGTGAAAAAAATGATGATAAATACTATAAGTTGATGAATTTGGATGATGCTGAATTGCCCCCATTGAGTTTTCTGACGGAGATAGCAAGAGGGCTTAGACGAGCTACAAAATTGTATCtctttaattttgatttgattagGGATAACAGGGTTGGAAATAGATACCTTGTTATTGACATTAACTATTTCCCTGGGTATGCAAAGATGCCGAATTACGAGAGTGTGATGACAGACTTTTTCTGGGATGTGTTGAACAAGAATGATAAGGGTTTCGAGAGTTTACAGAAGGGTAGTTGTGAAAAGGAGGTCAGGATGTTAGTTGGGAATAAAGGGTTTGGTGAGGATGAAGGGGCATTACCAGTTTCACCTCTTAAGAGGGAAGAAAAGGAGAATACTATTCAGGTCTAA